A window of Carassius carassius chromosome 44, fCarCar2.1, whole genome shotgun sequence contains these coding sequences:
- the LOC132126740 gene encoding neurofascin-like isoform X2 yields MWTQERCAALAVLSIILLLSKVVAPIEVPLDPKIQQELKQPPTIVKQSLKDYIVDPRDNIIIECEAKGTSLPTFQWRRNGKFFNVGKDPRVTMRSRSGTLEIRSSGKPEDYEGEYQCFASNDFGTAISNKILLRVSKSPLWPKEVLEPVVVREGVSLVLPCNPPPGLPPPETFWMDSSIMPIKQDNRVSMGLNGDLFFSNVLAKDANTDYSCNARFEFTHTIQQKNPYTLKVITTRNVPETQPTFLSPKGLSSSKTVLRGEQLLLECIAAGVPSPDISWIKKGADLPSKKVKIENFGKTLRLLNVSEEDSGDYVCMASNKIGSIRHSVEVQVKAAPYWLDKPTNLVLAPEENGRLVCRARGNPKPTIQWLMNGEPIESSLPNPNRQVLGDTILFHSVQIGSTAVYQCNASNEHGYLLANAFVNILDMAPRMLGPKNQLIKVIENNRTFLDCPFFGSPFPLLRWFKNGLGSGLDGGQYKLYNNGTLEIKQARPEDQGTYTCVASNILGKMENQVRLEVKEPTRIVRAPEHVTQAKGTTVRFDCRVKHDPSLAATVTWLKDDKPLNLNLINRFRKDDETLTIYNVNPEDAGTYTCTAKTEIDENSASARLIVTEDDISSASNRSAFAGRPDPPQDLELSDPSARSVRLTWVPGNENNSPVTHFLVQFEEDKWEPGKWQNLSIFGGNLNSVNLQLSPFVNYQFRVIAINAVGQSQPSLPSARYQTSGAPPDVVPSGLKGWGSKKNNMEITWQALKSTERNGLNLRYMVSWRRKDTEEEWNNITTTRTKHIIHNTDTYVPFEIKIKAINDFGHSPESNIVIGYSGEDKPSAAPTDLRVSKINSTKVNVHWVAVDPSTVNGEFKEYKLYYWREASLIKGLKVNKTKLHKGFFTTAEQPSGILTDLFPYSKYKIYMVVANREYEGPQSNTVEFYTKEGEPGAPKYFRIQRHTGVVHLKWDKPLEPNGVLIGYTLEYHTVNGTQEGERKVEHFQPNVTEYIMNLPNRFTRFKFYLAARTQVGAGEVYAVESPHFTNEGTPDTDSTVVAVNFTDALMFETPPPPPPLSTDPIPTILTPEPTTPAPTTAAPPKPTTTTTTTTTTTTTTTTTTTTASTAVLPVRPMSPKTVDWKMLAPNVKIWNLTVDANNDYANVSWKHNFSVDSSEFVLEFTLDSNGSMKSIQVNHQPPIKLAGLVAGAKYRLRVYSHEHNSISSDYVTFETGRAYKEQEDIATQGWFIGLMCAVALLVLILLIVCFIKRSRGGKYAVREKKDLPLDNVDHKDQDGSFDYPSDEDNKPLQGSQTSLDGNVKESDDSLVDYGEGGDGQFNEDGSFIGQYTVKKDKEETEGNESSEATSPVNAIYSLA; encoded by the exons ATGTGGACGCAGGAGCGGTGTGCGGCACTGGCAGTGTTGTCAATAATCTTGCTGCTGTCAAAGGTGGTGGCTCCAATCGAAGTCCCACTGGACc CAAAGATCCAGCAAGAGC TCAAACAGCCCCCCACCATTGTGAAGCAGTCACTAAAGGACTACATTGTGGACCCCAGAGATAACATCATCATTGAATGCGAGGCCAAGGGGACTTCATTGCCAAC GTTTCAGTGGCGGAGGAATGGGAAGTTCTTTAACGTGGGGAAGGACCCGCGGGTGACCATGCGGAGTCGCTCCGGAACACTGGAGATCAGAAGCAGCGGGAAACCGGAAGATTATGAAGGAGAGTACCAGTGCTTTGCCTCCAATGACTTTGGCACGGCGATTTCCAACAAAATCCTACTACGAGTGTCAA AGTCTCCACTGTGGCCAAAGGAGGTTCTGGAGCCAGTGGTTGTGCGTGAGGGGGTATCACTCGTCCTGCCCTGCAACCCTCCTCCTGGTCTCCCTCCTCCTGAAACCTTCTGGATGGACAGCT CCATTATGCCCATAAAACAGGACAACAGGGTGTCAATGGGCTTGAACGGTGACTTGTTCTTCTCTAATGTTTTGGCTAAAGATGCCAACACTGACTACAGCTGCAACGCTCGCTTCGAGTTCACACACACCATTCAACAGAAGAACCCCTACACCCTTAAAGTGATAACAA cACGTAATGTACCAGAAACCCAGCCTACCTTTCTGTCTCCAAAGGGCTTGTCCAGCTCCAAGACAGTGCTTCGAGGGGAACAGCTTCTTCTGGAGTGTATAGCAGCTGGAGT CCCATCTCCTGACATTAGTTGGATTAAAAAAGGAGCAGACCTCCCATCTAAAAAAGTCAAGATTGAGAATTTCGGTAAAACGTTACGCCTCCTCAATGTGTCTGAGGAGGACTCTGGTGACTACGTCTGCATGGCCAGTAACAAAATAGGCAGCATTCGCCATTCTGTTGAAGTCCAGGTTAAAG CTGCTCCCTATTGGCTAGATAAGCCCACCAATCTGGTGCTTGCCCCTGAAGAGAATGGACGATTAGTGTGTCGTGCCAGAGGGAACCCTAAACCCACTATCCAATGGCTTATGAATGGGGAACCTATTGAAA GTTCACTGCCCAACCCAAACCGCCAAGTTCTTGGTGACACAATCCTGTTCCATTCAGTCCAGATAGGCAGCACCGCAGTTTACCAATGTAACGCCTCCAATGAACATGGTTATCTATTGGCCAATGCGTTTGTCAACATCCTTG ACATGGCACCACGGATGCTAGGTCCAAAGAACCAGCTGATCAAAGTCATTGAAAACAACAGGACCTTCCTTGACTGCCCTTTCTTTGGCTCACCGTTTCCTTTACTGCGCTG GTTCAAGAATGGCCTAGGCAGTGGTCTGGATGGTGGTCAGTACAAGTTGTACAACAACGGTACTTTGGAGATTAAACAAGCCCGGCCAGAAGACCAAGGCACCTACACTTGTGTTGCCAGTAACATTCTGGGCAAGATGGAGAATCAGGTGCGCCTGGAGGTTAAAG AGCCCACGAGAATAGTGCGGGCACCTGAACATGTCACACAGGCCAAAGGAACCACGGTTCGCTTTGATTGTCGAGTTAAACATGATCCCTCCCTTGCTGCTACGGTCACATGGCTAAAAGATGACAAGCCTCTAAACCTTAACTTGAT CAACCGGTTCAGAAAGGATGATGAGACTTTGACTATTTACAATGTCAATCCAGAAGATGCAGGAACCTACACATGCACTGCCAAAACTGAGATAGATGAGAACTCTGCCTCAGCTCGCCTTATAGTTACAG AGGATGACATCTCGTCTGCCTCAAATCGCAGTGCCTTTGCAG GTCGACCCGACCCCCCTCAGGATCTTGAGCTCTCTGACCCTTCAGCACGTAGTGTTAGACTCACCTGGGTGCCTGGGAATGAAAACAACAGTCCTGTTACGC ATTTCCTTGTGCAGTTTGAAGAGGACAAGTGGGAGCCGGGGAAGTGGCAGAACCTCTCTATATTTGGTGGCAACCTAAACTCAGTCAACCTGCAACTGTCACCCTTTGTCAACTACCAGTTCAGAGTGATTGCAATCAATGCTGTGGGCCAGAGTCAACCCAGCCTACCCTCTGCCCGCTATCAGACCAGTGGAGCCC CTCCTGATGTTGTGCCGAGTGGTCTTAAAGGCTGGGGAAGCAAGAAGAACAACATGGAGATCACATGGCAG GCACTTAAGAGCACAGAAAGGAATGGGTTAAACCTGCGATACATGGTCTCATGGAGAAGGAAGGACACTGAGGAAGAGTGGAATAACATAACCACAACCAGAACGAAGCACATTATTCATAATACAGACACCTATGTCCCATTTGAGATCAAAATAAAGGCCATCAATGACTTTGGACACAGCCCTGAGTCAAACATAGTCATTGGTTATTCTGGGGAAGACA AACCATCCGCTGCACCAACAGACCTCCGGGTGTCGAAGATCAACAGCACCAAAGTGAATGTACACTGGGTGGCTGTGGACCCCAGCACTGTGAACGGAGAGTTTAAAGAGTACAAG TTGTACTACTGGCGGGAAGCCAGCCTCATTAAGGGCCTGAAAGTGAACAAGACAAAGTTGCATAAAGGCTTCTTCACCACGGCAGAACAGCCCTCTGGCATCCTGACAGACCTTTTTCCATATAGCAAATACAAGATATACATGGTGGTGGCTAACAGAGAATATGAGGGACCACAAAGCAACACTGTGGAGTTCTACACCAAGGAGGGAG AGCCAGGGGCTCCAAAGTACTTTAGGATTCAGAGGCACACAGGTGTGGTTCACCTGAAGTGGGACAAGCCTCTGGAGCCGAACGGTGTCCTGATAGGATACACACTTGAATACCACACAG TGAATGGCACACAGGAGGGAGAGAGGAAGGTCGAGCATTTTCAACCCAACGTGACAGAGTACATCATGAATCTACCTAACCGCTTCACACGGTTCAAGTTCTACCTTGCAGCCCGCACACAGGTCGGAGCAGGAGAAGTGTACGCCGTGGAGTCACCACATTTCACTAATGAAG GCACCCCAGATACTGACTCTACAGTTGTAG CCGTTAACTTTACGGATGCCTTGATGTTCGaaactcctcctcctccccctcccctCTCCACCGACCCAATCCCAACAATACTTACCCCAGAACCAACCACACCAGCCCCTACAACTGCTGCTCCGCCCAAACCTACTACTACTACCACTACTACCACTACAACTACCACAACTACTACCACCACTACTACAACAGCTTCCACTGCGGTTCTTCCTGTTCGGCCCATGTCTCCTAAAACAGTGGATTGGAAAATGCTGG CCCCGAATGTAAAGATCTGGAATCTGACCGTGGATGCTAACAATGACTATGCTAACGTCAGCTGGAAGCACAACTTCTCCGTTGACAGCAGCGAGTTTGTGCTAGAGTTCACACTGGACA GTAATGGGTCGATGAAAAGCATACAAGTAAACCACCAGCCTCCCATTAAGCTGGCTGGGCTGGTGGCTGGGGCCAAGTATCGGTTGCGGGTGTATTCCCATGAGCACAACTCCATCAGCAGCGACTATGTCACGTTCGAGACAGGCAGAG CCTACAAGGAGCAGGAAGACATTGCTACTCAGGGCTGGTTCATTGGGTTGATGTGTGCAGTCGCTCTATTGGTTCTCATCCTGCTCATCGTTTGTTTCATCAAGAGGAGTCGTGGAGGAAAATATGCAG tgagagaaaagaaagaccTCCCCTTAGATAATGTTGACCATAAAGACCAAGATGGTTCATTTGACTATCC
- the LOC132126740 gene encoding neurofascin-like isoform X1, translated as MWTQERCAALAVLSIILLLSKVVAPIEVPLDPKIQQELKQPPTIVKQSLKDYIVDPRDNIIIECEAKGTSLPTFQWRRNGKFFNVGKDPRVTMRSRSGTLEIRSSGKPEDYEGEYQCFASNDFGTAISNKILLRVSKSPLWPKEVLEPVVVREGVSLVLPCNPPPGLPPPETFWMDSSIMPIKQDNRVSMGLNGDLFFSNVLAKDANTDYSCNARFEFTHTIQQKNPYTLKVITKECYNDTFLNSTDLYGARNVPETQPTFLSPKGLSSSKTVLRGEQLLLECIAAGVPSPDISWIKKGADLPSKKVKIENFGKTLRLLNVSEEDSGDYVCMASNKIGSIRHSVEVQVKAAPYWLDKPTNLVLAPEENGRLVCRARGNPKPTIQWLMNGEPIESSLPNPNRQVLGDTILFHSVQIGSTAVYQCNASNEHGYLLANAFVNILDMAPRMLGPKNQLIKVIENNRTFLDCPFFGSPFPLLRWFKNGLGSGLDGGQYKLYNNGTLEIKQARPEDQGTYTCVASNILGKMENQVRLEVKEPTRIVRAPEHVTQAKGTTVRFDCRVKHDPSLAATVTWLKDDKPLNLNLINRFRKDDETLTIYNVNPEDAGTYTCTAKTEIDENSASARLIVTEDDISSASNRSAFAGRPDPPQDLELSDPSARSVRLTWVPGNENNSPVTHFLVQFEEDKWEPGKWQNLSIFGGNLNSVNLQLSPFVNYQFRVIAINAVGQSQPSLPSARYQTSGAPPDVVPSGLKGWGSKKNNMEITWQALKSTERNGLNLRYMVSWRRKDTEEEWNNITTTRTKHIIHNTDTYVPFEIKIKAINDFGHSPESNIVIGYSGEDKPSAAPTDLRVSKINSTKVNVHWVAVDPSTVNGEFKEYKLYYWREASLIKGLKVNKTKLHKGFFTTAEQPSGILTDLFPYSKYKIYMVVANREYEGPQSNTVEFYTKEGEPGAPKYFRIQRHTGVVHLKWDKPLEPNGVLIGYTLEYHTVNGTQEGERKVEHFQPNVTEYIMNLPNRFTRFKFYLAARTQVGAGEVYAVESPHFTNEGTPDTDSTVVAVNFTDALMFETPPPPPPLSTDPIPTILTPEPTTPAPTTAAPPKPTTTTTTTTTTTTTTTTTTTTASTAVLPVRPMSPKTVDWKMLAPNVKIWNLTVDANNDYANVSWKHNFSVDSSEFVLEFTLDSNGSMKSIQVNHQPPIKLAGLVAGAKYRLRVYSHEHNSISSDYVTFETGRAYKEQEDIATQGWFIGLMCAVALLVLILLIVCFIKRSRGGKYAVREKKDLPLDNVDHKDQDGSFDYPSDEDNKPLQGSQTSLDGNVKESDDSLVDYGEGGDGQFNEDGSFIGQYTVKKDKEETEGNESSEATSPVNAIYSLA; from the exons ATGTGGACGCAGGAGCGGTGTGCGGCACTGGCAGTGTTGTCAATAATCTTGCTGCTGTCAAAGGTGGTGGCTCCAATCGAAGTCCCACTGGACc CAAAGATCCAGCAAGAGC TCAAACAGCCCCCCACCATTGTGAAGCAGTCACTAAAGGACTACATTGTGGACCCCAGAGATAACATCATCATTGAATGCGAGGCCAAGGGGACTTCATTGCCAAC GTTTCAGTGGCGGAGGAATGGGAAGTTCTTTAACGTGGGGAAGGACCCGCGGGTGACCATGCGGAGTCGCTCCGGAACACTGGAGATCAGAAGCAGCGGGAAACCGGAAGATTATGAAGGAGAGTACCAGTGCTTTGCCTCCAATGACTTTGGCACGGCGATTTCCAACAAAATCCTACTACGAGTGTCAA AGTCTCCACTGTGGCCAAAGGAGGTTCTGGAGCCAGTGGTTGTGCGTGAGGGGGTATCACTCGTCCTGCCCTGCAACCCTCCTCCTGGTCTCCCTCCTCCTGAAACCTTCTGGATGGACAGCT CCATTATGCCCATAAAACAGGACAACAGGGTGTCAATGGGCTTGAACGGTGACTTGTTCTTCTCTAATGTTTTGGCTAAAGATGCCAACACTGACTACAGCTGCAACGCTCGCTTCGAGTTCACACACACCATTCAACAGAAGAACCCCTACACCCTTAAAGTGATAACAA AGGAATGTTATAATGACACGTTTCTGAACTCCACTGATCTGTATGGTG cACGTAATGTACCAGAAACCCAGCCTACCTTTCTGTCTCCAAAGGGCTTGTCCAGCTCCAAGACAGTGCTTCGAGGGGAACAGCTTCTTCTGGAGTGTATAGCAGCTGGAGT CCCATCTCCTGACATTAGTTGGATTAAAAAAGGAGCAGACCTCCCATCTAAAAAAGTCAAGATTGAGAATTTCGGTAAAACGTTACGCCTCCTCAATGTGTCTGAGGAGGACTCTGGTGACTACGTCTGCATGGCCAGTAACAAAATAGGCAGCATTCGCCATTCTGTTGAAGTCCAGGTTAAAG CTGCTCCCTATTGGCTAGATAAGCCCACCAATCTGGTGCTTGCCCCTGAAGAGAATGGACGATTAGTGTGTCGTGCCAGAGGGAACCCTAAACCCACTATCCAATGGCTTATGAATGGGGAACCTATTGAAA GTTCACTGCCCAACCCAAACCGCCAAGTTCTTGGTGACACAATCCTGTTCCATTCAGTCCAGATAGGCAGCACCGCAGTTTACCAATGTAACGCCTCCAATGAACATGGTTATCTATTGGCCAATGCGTTTGTCAACATCCTTG ACATGGCACCACGGATGCTAGGTCCAAAGAACCAGCTGATCAAAGTCATTGAAAACAACAGGACCTTCCTTGACTGCCCTTTCTTTGGCTCACCGTTTCCTTTACTGCGCTG GTTCAAGAATGGCCTAGGCAGTGGTCTGGATGGTGGTCAGTACAAGTTGTACAACAACGGTACTTTGGAGATTAAACAAGCCCGGCCAGAAGACCAAGGCACCTACACTTGTGTTGCCAGTAACATTCTGGGCAAGATGGAGAATCAGGTGCGCCTGGAGGTTAAAG AGCCCACGAGAATAGTGCGGGCACCTGAACATGTCACACAGGCCAAAGGAACCACGGTTCGCTTTGATTGTCGAGTTAAACATGATCCCTCCCTTGCTGCTACGGTCACATGGCTAAAAGATGACAAGCCTCTAAACCTTAACTTGAT CAACCGGTTCAGAAAGGATGATGAGACTTTGACTATTTACAATGTCAATCCAGAAGATGCAGGAACCTACACATGCACTGCCAAAACTGAGATAGATGAGAACTCTGCCTCAGCTCGCCTTATAGTTACAG AGGATGACATCTCGTCTGCCTCAAATCGCAGTGCCTTTGCAG GTCGACCCGACCCCCCTCAGGATCTTGAGCTCTCTGACCCTTCAGCACGTAGTGTTAGACTCACCTGGGTGCCTGGGAATGAAAACAACAGTCCTGTTACGC ATTTCCTTGTGCAGTTTGAAGAGGACAAGTGGGAGCCGGGGAAGTGGCAGAACCTCTCTATATTTGGTGGCAACCTAAACTCAGTCAACCTGCAACTGTCACCCTTTGTCAACTACCAGTTCAGAGTGATTGCAATCAATGCTGTGGGCCAGAGTCAACCCAGCCTACCCTCTGCCCGCTATCAGACCAGTGGAGCCC CTCCTGATGTTGTGCCGAGTGGTCTTAAAGGCTGGGGAAGCAAGAAGAACAACATGGAGATCACATGGCAG GCACTTAAGAGCACAGAAAGGAATGGGTTAAACCTGCGATACATGGTCTCATGGAGAAGGAAGGACACTGAGGAAGAGTGGAATAACATAACCACAACCAGAACGAAGCACATTATTCATAATACAGACACCTATGTCCCATTTGAGATCAAAATAAAGGCCATCAATGACTTTGGACACAGCCCTGAGTCAAACATAGTCATTGGTTATTCTGGGGAAGACA AACCATCCGCTGCACCAACAGACCTCCGGGTGTCGAAGATCAACAGCACCAAAGTGAATGTACACTGGGTGGCTGTGGACCCCAGCACTGTGAACGGAGAGTTTAAAGAGTACAAG TTGTACTACTGGCGGGAAGCCAGCCTCATTAAGGGCCTGAAAGTGAACAAGACAAAGTTGCATAAAGGCTTCTTCACCACGGCAGAACAGCCCTCTGGCATCCTGACAGACCTTTTTCCATATAGCAAATACAAGATATACATGGTGGTGGCTAACAGAGAATATGAGGGACCACAAAGCAACACTGTGGAGTTCTACACCAAGGAGGGAG AGCCAGGGGCTCCAAAGTACTTTAGGATTCAGAGGCACACAGGTGTGGTTCACCTGAAGTGGGACAAGCCTCTGGAGCCGAACGGTGTCCTGATAGGATACACACTTGAATACCACACAG TGAATGGCACACAGGAGGGAGAGAGGAAGGTCGAGCATTTTCAACCCAACGTGACAGAGTACATCATGAATCTACCTAACCGCTTCACACGGTTCAAGTTCTACCTTGCAGCCCGCACACAGGTCGGAGCAGGAGAAGTGTACGCCGTGGAGTCACCACATTTCACTAATGAAG GCACCCCAGATACTGACTCTACAGTTGTAG CCGTTAACTTTACGGATGCCTTGATGTTCGaaactcctcctcctccccctcccctCTCCACCGACCCAATCCCAACAATACTTACCCCAGAACCAACCACACCAGCCCCTACAACTGCTGCTCCGCCCAAACCTACTACTACTACCACTACTACCACTACAACTACCACAACTACTACCACCACTACTACAACAGCTTCCACTGCGGTTCTTCCTGTTCGGCCCATGTCTCCTAAAACAGTGGATTGGAAAATGCTGG CCCCGAATGTAAAGATCTGGAATCTGACCGTGGATGCTAACAATGACTATGCTAACGTCAGCTGGAAGCACAACTTCTCCGTTGACAGCAGCGAGTTTGTGCTAGAGTTCACACTGGACA GTAATGGGTCGATGAAAAGCATACAAGTAAACCACCAGCCTCCCATTAAGCTGGCTGGGCTGGTGGCTGGGGCCAAGTATCGGTTGCGGGTGTATTCCCATGAGCACAACTCCATCAGCAGCGACTATGTCACGTTCGAGACAGGCAGAG CCTACAAGGAGCAGGAAGACATTGCTACTCAGGGCTGGTTCATTGGGTTGATGTGTGCAGTCGCTCTATTGGTTCTCATCCTGCTCATCGTTTGTTTCATCAAGAGGAGTCGTGGAGGAAAATATGCAG tgagagaaaagaaagaccTCCCCTTAGATAATGTTGACCATAAAGACCAAGATGGTTCATTTGACTATCC